In the Drosophila teissieri strain GT53w chromosome 3R, Prin_Dtei_1.1, whole genome shotgun sequence genome, TGGAGGGCATATGTGTATCCACAAAGCATCTCGCATGTGAGAgccatttattattatttgctttcgGCAAATGTGTGAGCAAATGCGAGCCAGAATGTCGGCCGCAAGTATTTCCTAATCAGGTTTTAACTACTAATAGGATTTCCGAGGTGGCGAATCGTAATTTACATGGCTTTGGCCCCAGATACCCAAAGAATTGAATTGGAATCCAGAGCAAAGCTGCCGCTAATGTATTGCAGATTATGGTAAATCCCTCGGCACTTCCTTCCTTACATCCCTTCCATTCCTTCTTCCTGATTCAGCCCAAGGACCATATACTCACCCACACGTGCCCTAGCACTGCGTGGAGCCAATGGAGACTCCACTCAGGTCCCTGAAGCGCCTGAACCGCTCCGCTCTCCGCTGGCGAAGGTAGCGCCGCACCTCGAAGGCCGCATTGCAGGCCACCAGGCCCAGCATGATGGCCGTGATGAGCCCGGCGAAGATCAGCAGGAACCAGTGGAAGTAGCAGCTCATGGTCACCGGCCGCTGCAGCCAGCCGCTCCAGGATGCGGTGCACTGCTCCTGGACGCACCTGCCCCGCACATTCCGCACACATCCCTTCGCACAGCAGCCATTCGGACTGAAGCGGCCACAGGCGGTCACTTCGGTCAGCGGATCCGAGCAGTTGACCGCCGCGTACTGCGCCCCAATCCGGGGCATGAGGTGGGCCACAAGGGTGCCCAGGGtcaagagattggccaacatgTCGCACTGTTTGTCACAAGTCGAGTGGCACGAATTTTGAGGATAATCAACTAGTTTTAAGTCTAAGGCAGGGCTGACTGCAACTACAAATTTCGATGAAAACAGAACACATGGTGGGGAATTTTGGTACAATGAGTCTTTTAATGCATATGCAAAGTAGTAGGGGAAACATTCCCATAAATTATAATTCCACTTAAAAGAAATGGGTTTTATCTTACTCTTTATCTATTTTTCATAATTGGAAATTCGTGTAATTGTTTCAGTTGAAGGAAATGGGTTTCATCTCACTTTATTTCCTTGTTTCTGGCCGCCAAAAATGCCCTGGCCTTTTCGGCCCGCTCCAGCGCCTCCTTGTCCAacgcctcctgctcctccggaTCCCTGGGCGGAATGTACTCCGGCGGATTCTCCTCCGCCCGGGGATTCGGGATGAAGGGCGCATGTGGCCACACTGAGGGCTTCGcctgcagcagccacagctcGTCCAGTTGTTCCTGGAGGTACTGCACCGCCTTCTGGTGGCGATTGGCCATGAAGTAGGCGCAGCCTACCCAAACGCAAGTGATCAGGACGACGCAGGAGAGCATCAGCACCTTGCCGGAAATGGAATCCAGTGTAAAGGTGCTGGAGTCCGAGGACAGGTGAGATGCCAGTACTTCCTGCACCAGCAGAATGGGGAACAACTTCAAGGCGATCGTTTGCTTCATTGCGTGGAATTTCTTCAACTGGAGCTCTGGAAGTCGAGGCAGCCGACTTTATAGGCCCCACTTATCGCACAAACAACGACGGGCATTTCCCAGCGCCATTCCTTGGGGAAAATAATTCCAGTGAGAGTACTAAAAAGGCTAAGCGAACTATTATCAAAACGAGTCTTGGAAtataaagtaataataataataatgcattACTACACTTTCAATTGAAAGTATCTAACTTGTCAAGAGTATCAGATATTAGATATTAATGGTGTAAGTACGCAGACGTCACAAAAGCACTTTAAACTCCACTTCTGCGTTGCTATTGCCTTCGGTTATTATTCCACAGGGCTTAATTAATGTGGCAGAGTGGCATTCAAGGGGAGGGGGGCATGGCATTCAACATTCGAGTCTTGATTAGAAGTGCCACATCAGCTCGCCTCGCAGTTCACTCGATTCGGCGCTCAAAGAGACCGTAAACCAAATCGGCATAACAAAGTGATTCTAATGTAATTCGtgattttgcataattataaagttaataattaaaattggctGCGTGCacaaaaccgaaatgaaaacattaaacTTTAATGATGATTTTGGGCCGTACGTACAGGTGCATTGCTCATTTGGCATTTACTGGCTGGATTTGGCAGGGGGTTATgttccccccttcccccctctCGCCTCCATCGACAAATAACTAATGCGTAAATATTAGCAAACTCCACCCGCTCCCCTCTCGCCCTCCTCCGATTTTCCCCATAAATTTGAGACACATATGCAGTGCGCGCTTGTAATAAGcaatcaattattattattgaatttCGGGCATGGTCAGGTGcaaaaagggggcggtgggcgtggcagctggtCAACGCCACTAATGCGTCTAATGAGAATTTAAGCACACTTCAACCCTCTCAGCCCCTCAGTCCGCTTTTGAACCCCACCCATGGCAACTCATCCCATCCGGAATTTGGGAATTTTGCGTGGATTTGCACGGCGGATGGCGCACACAGCCCCAAGTACAGTTGTGCTCACTGGGCcccaatgcaaatgcaaatacaattacaattacaatcgCATTCGGAGTCCATTTGGCGGCATTTCGGTTTGCTTTTCctatattttccaatttgtcGGTCGAAACTGCGCAAATCTGTGATTTGCGGTTGGGCTCAGTACTCTTGAAATATGAGTGGTTGCTACATATTTAAGGGAAATGCAATACTACTTTCTTCTTCAGTATTATAtggtaaatattatatatcccCGAAAGTAGTAATGCATTTTGAAGTTTTTGATTAGTTGCACATATTTGTGAAAACCCCACTGTTTTGGTATGCCAAAGTAGATAAACCCAACTTATTGGGTAACCCTGATAAGGATCCTTGCAAACAGGATAGTGGGATTGGGGGGTGGGGTGTTCTAGAACGCCCCTCAAAGTGCCCGCTTAACTGGGTTTCAGGTGACCCAGCGCTAAACCGACATCGTTaatgataatttaattattgccCGGCATTTCGGGCTTTGGCGACTTACGCACTCCTGCGAACGAGCATCCTGCGGCCTGGCTAATTGCAGCAAATCTGCTTTGGGTCAGTTAGTCGTCCTTATTAACTGATAATTGCAATCACCCGGCTTTTGGCCACCAGGTGGGCTGGAACTGACCGGAGGTGACTCCGGGGATGGGCGCATAAAACATAAAGCGGCCAAATCCGCGAATATCGCCATCCGTTGCAAGGATACGAGCTGCAAACAGTGACAGTGGCAGTGACAGAACTTAACTCGCAGCGCGGGCAttgtaataataaaacaaaagtgtcAGGCCAAAGATATCGCCGGATATCGCAGGATATGCGCAATCCatattgaaaattgatttcaatttttaatagGCATCTGGCATGAGGCATCAGGCAGCGGCGGCGCTTTGATAAAAATGCCAACACGCGGCAATCGCGCAATCGCGGGCTTACCTCTTCGCAGGAAGATACATTCAGATATCCAGATCCGGATGCAgaactgcagctggagctgaagcctCCTGACGGGGGGGGGCTCTAGTTAAATATGGAAACAATATCGAAATGCCAACTGAAATCGGCTGAAACTTGCAAGTGAATGCGAACGCGACATGAATATCCATATGACTGCATGGctgcatttatatttgtttgcgGAGCTGTCAAATCATATTTTAATCTGTTTTGATTGCTGACTTTTGTGCGAGGGATTTGGGCccgcctgcagctgcagcggaaaatattgcattttatttcatttcattttactttatttatgcaCAAAAAAAGACGGGCGTATTTATATGGAAAGCTCGTGCGATCTGCCCATGCTTCCgatttttccgcattttccgctCGCGACTTCAgtctgtgtgctgtgtgcgtTTTCCATTTGTGCCATTTGATGTGCCAGAGTTAAGCAGTGAAATCCACTTTTTACGAGTTGTCCCCGGATTGCTccgccggccacgcccactcccacgCCGCCCCTTTTTGGGAGCTTTGCGTTACTCATACGAGCGTaagaaaaagcagcagcacgcAGAATTTGTCCATAATATGTGTCAGCATAGAGGTGAGCATGAAGTCGACATGTTTATGGGAACTACTTCTAATATAAAAGATATAATACTAAATATATGAAGTATCCTATATAAGATAGCCATATAAATCTAATTTAACAATAGTATCGATTGCATATTTGTTTTCACTGATCACGCCCTCAGAAGCCTGAAATATATTCCCTTCGTTTAACTTTTGGACACTATCTGTTCCGCAATAATTATGTTGTCTCCGGTCAGGAAACTTGATAGCCTTGCCTCACATTTAGTTTATTGCACTTAGGCGACAAGtataatgttatttttattgtgaaaGTCGAAACATTATCATGTGCGTCACAGAAATCTATTTCTTGCCAAATTCCAAGCAAAAACGCTATCTTGGTGTCACAGAACTCACATATTCTGATAGGTGATTTAAATTAAGGTTGATGGTTAAAAGTATGGATTGTGAGGATAAGCATAGCCTCGATAGTGCTTATTCAAAAGTCGCAGGAAGTGGATACCATCACTGGCAGGTCCTTACTCGCTCCTTTCCCGCCCTTTCTCACCGCGGCTTTGGCAGTGACTTAAATACACATAACCATAGATGGCGCCACTGGTCCTCGTCCTTTTCTCGTCCTGCCCCGCGCCCCCGCTCGCACGCTCTCCCTGGCTAGATTGTCAACATATTAGCTTCAAATTGCTAAAGTTCTGCGACTTTTGCTGTTGCCTCATTTTCTCGCTCACGCACAGCAGCtatctcgctctcgctctgcTCACGTGCTGCCTCTCTTTCTGGCGCACAagccccgtctctttcgcgcCGCCGGCGGGCATCATTGTTTAATGTGGTGTTGCCAACTATTTTAGCCAAAAGCTCACACGGG is a window encoding:
- the LOC122621326 gene encoding uncharacterized protein LOC122621326, producing MLANLLTLGTLVAHLMPRIGAQYAAVNCSDPLTEVTACGRFSPNGCCAKGCVRNVRGRCVQEQCTASWSGWLQRPVTMSCYFHWFLLIFAGLITAIMLGLVACNAAFEVRRYLRQRRAERFRRFRDLSGVSIGSTQC
- the LOC122621752 gene encoding uncharacterized protein LOC122621752, which produces MKQTIALKLFPILLVQEVLASHLSSDSSTFTLDSISGKVLMLSCVVLITCVWVGCAYFMANRHQKAVQYLQEQLDELWLLQAKPSVWPHAPFIPNPRAEENPPEYIPPRDPEEQEALDKEALERAEKARAFLAARNKEIK